One part of the Thermococcus litoralis DSM 5473 genome encodes these proteins:
- a CDS encoding S9 family peptidase, producing MSKIEWNENTFSKFAYLSDPRISKDGKKVAYVLTKANLKDNKYENTIVVEEVEEGGRKFIENASMPRFSPSGKKITFVRANEEKKTAEVWLYDLSSMSGKKVLEAKNILDVSWNEDDRRILITGFKRRDDEDFVFEDDVPVWFDAKGFFDGEKTTFWIVDTESEEVLEEFDAERFSSAIWHGDAVIYNVPHRINEKPQFFKFYDVYLYRDGESEKLFEGVSYAAVHSNGELVLLYGKPKKEKRSEHNFFYLWDGKDVKPLTEQFVYNNGGGKLDEKGNLHFTMAKEGKISLYKLERETLTPIVEDNSWVMGFDVSGDGKVVLLKETDTRLRELYLWDGELKQITDYNGPIFAKLKTRPIKHFRFKSLDLELDGWYIKPDIKEGEKAPVIVFVHGGPKGMYGYYFKYEMQLMADKGYYVVFVNPRGSNGYEEDFALRVLERTGLEDFQDILNGVEEFFKLEPQADRERVGITGISYGGFMTNWALTQSDLFKAGISENGISYWLTSYAFSDIGLWFDKEVIGDNPLENENYKKLSPLFYAKNVKAPLLLIHSLEDYRCPLDQSVMFYHVLKDLGKEVYIAIFKRGAHGHSLRGSPRHRAKRYKLFMEFFERKLKKYEEGFDVEKILKECKTEK from the coding sequence ATGAGTAAGATCGAATGGAATGAAAACACCTTCTCTAAGTTTGCCTATTTGAGCGACCCGAGGATATCAAAGGATGGGAAAAAGGTTGCATACGTCCTAACAAAGGCAAACCTGAAGGACAACAAGTATGAAAACACTATAGTGGTTGAAGAGGTTGAAGAAGGCGGAAGAAAATTCATTGAAAATGCCTCGATGCCTCGGTTTTCTCCAAGCGGAAAGAAAATAACCTTTGTAAGGGCAAATGAAGAAAAGAAAACTGCAGAAGTGTGGCTTTATGATTTGAGCTCAATGAGCGGAAAGAAAGTCCTTGAGGCAAAGAACATCCTCGACGTAAGCTGGAATGAAGATGATAGGAGAATACTAATAACGGGCTTCAAAAGGAGAGACGACGAGGATTTCGTCTTTGAAGACGACGTTCCCGTGTGGTTCGATGCTAAGGGCTTTTTTGATGGTGAGAAGACAACATTCTGGATAGTCGATACTGAGAGCGAAGAAGTTCTTGAAGAATTTGATGCAGAGAGGTTCTCCTCCGCAATATGGCACGGGGATGCGGTTATTTACAACGTCCCCCACAGAATAAACGAAAAGCCCCAGTTCTTCAAGTTCTATGACGTGTATCTCTACAGGGATGGAGAGAGCGAAAAACTCTTTGAAGGAGTTTCATATGCTGCTGTACACTCCAATGGAGAGCTAGTTTTACTCTATGGAAAGCCAAAGAAAGAGAAGAGAAGCGAGCATAACTTCTTCTACCTCTGGGACGGCAAAGACGTCAAACCCCTAACGGAACAATTCGTCTACAACAACGGAGGAGGAAAGCTCGATGAGAAAGGAAACCTCCACTTCACCATGGCAAAAGAAGGAAAAATAAGCCTCTACAAGCTCGAAAGGGAAACTTTAACCCCAATAGTAGAGGACAACTCCTGGGTAATGGGTTTCGACGTGAGCGGAGATGGAAAAGTAGTTCTCCTTAAAGAGACCGACACAAGGCTTAGGGAGCTCTACCTTTGGGATGGAGAGCTGAAGCAGATAACAGACTACAACGGGCCGATATTTGCGAAGCTTAAGACAAGACCAATAAAGCACTTCCGCTTCAAGAGCCTTGATTTAGAACTTGATGGGTGGTACATTAAGCCCGATATCAAAGAAGGCGAAAAAGCTCCGGTGATAGTGTTTGTCCACGGCGGGCCTAAAGGAATGTACGGCTATTATTTCAAGTACGAGATGCAGCTAATGGCTGACAAAGGCTATTACGTGGTTTTCGTTAACCCACGGGGTAGCAACGGCTATGAGGAAGACTTTGCCCTAAGAGTTCTTGAGAGAACGGGCTTAGAAGACTTCCAAGATATTCTAAACGGAGTAGAGGAGTTCTTTAAACTTGAGCCTCAGGCAGATAGGGAGAGAGTTGGGATAACGGGTATAAGCTATGGCGGCTTCATGACAAACTGGGCACTAACGCAGAGCGATCTCTTTAAAGCAGGGATAAGCGAGAACGGCATAAGCTACTGGCTCACAAGCTATGCTTTCTCCGATATAGGCTTGTGGTTCGACAAGGAGGTAATAGGAGACAACCCACTCGAAAACGAGAACTACAAAAAGCTGAGCCCACTCTTCTATGCCAAAAACGTTAAGGCCCCTCTACTGCTGATTCACTCCCTTGAAGACTATCGCTGCCCACTTGACCAGAGCGTGATGTTCTACCATGTGCTTAAGGACTTGGGTAAAGAAGTCTACATTGCAATCTTTAAACGCGGCGCCCACGGGCACAGCCTAAGGGGGAGCCCAAGACACAGGGCAAAGCGCTACAAGCTCTTCATGGAGTTCTTCGAAAGAAAGCTCAAGAAGTATGAAGAAGGCTTTGATGTGGAGAAGATATTAAAAGAGTGCAAAACTGAAAAGTGA
- a CDS encoding 6-hydroxymethylpterin diphosphokinase MptE-like protein, with protein sequence MKWSEWEPFYVQILDKMGYDRGRDREAAFLLRELLLENKNYILAEDLKKRISERVHVFGAGPSLEKALGGEKFEGTLIAADGATSALLEYGITPDIIVTDLDGRFEDIKRANELGAYVVVHAHGDNMDKLRAYVPKLKNVLGTCQTEPLDIVYNFGGFTDGDRAVFLAEELGAREIILAGFDFGRIVGKWSKPYLKKHTPIWESKKKKFEIAQMLLDWLKKNGRARIINL encoded by the coding sequence ATGAAATGGTCGGAGTGGGAGCCGTTTTACGTCCAAATTCTAGACAAAATGGGCTACGATAGAGGGAGAGACAGAGAAGCCGCGTTTCTATTGAGAGAACTCTTGTTAGAGAACAAAAACTATATTCTGGCTGAAGACCTCAAAAAAAGAATTAGTGAGAGAGTTCATGTTTTTGGAGCTGGACCGAGCTTGGAGAAAGCACTCGGGGGAGAAAAATTTGAGGGAACCTTAATAGCCGCCGATGGGGCAACCTCAGCCCTTTTGGAATATGGCATCACTCCGGATATTATTGTCACTGACTTGGATGGAAGGTTTGAAGATATAAAGAGGGCAAACGAACTTGGGGCTTACGTTGTTGTTCATGCTCACGGGGACAACATGGACAAGCTTAGAGCTTATGTGCCAAAGCTCAAGAACGTTTTGGGGACGTGTCAAACAGAGCCTTTAGACATTGTTTACAACTTTGGCGGTTTTACCGATGGAGACAGAGCTGTTTTTCTTGCGGAGGAGCTTGGAGCGAGAGAGATAATCCTCGCTGGCTTTGATTTTGGGAGGATAGTGGGAAAATGGAGCAAGCCCTATCTAAAGAAGCACACACCAATATGGGAGAGTAAAAAGAAAAAGTTTGAAATTGCTCAAATGCTTCTGGACTGGCTTAAAAAGAATGGGAGAGCCAGGATAATAAACCTTTAA
- a CDS encoding ABC transporter substrate-binding protein, whose translation MKSKVLSLALLAIFVFSVVASGCIGGEKTTTQTGGAGYAEQIVIGVTDKVTDLDPANAYDFYTWEVLNNIMEGLVKYKPGTLEIEPALAESWEVNEDSTVWTFHLRKDLKFADGTPLKAQDVVRSIERVMTIQGDPSWLVTDFVEKVEAKDDYTVVFYLKQPTSYFLALLTTPPYFPVHPSYSPNEIQSDQTAGGAGPYKIAKWVRDEELVLEANPNYYGEPPKTKRIIIKFYRDASTMRLALQNGEIDIAWRTLRPTDIESLKSEGKYSVIEVPGGFIRYVCLNTKAEPTSNVKVRQALAAAIDRQEISNKVFKGTVEPLYSLIPNGMWSHIDAFKEKYGDGNIELAKKLLKEAGYDESNPLMIQLWYTPTHYGDTEADLAQVLKEQWERTGVIKVDIKSAEWGTYVDYARKGQMQVYLLGWYPDYLDPDDYTTPFLKSTANSWAGTGYTNPTVDELLTKAQSLTDQNERTKLYEQVQKILAEEVPYIPLIQGKLFVVTSPDVKGVTIGPDMIFKYSTIYKEKG comes from the coding sequence ATGAAGAGTAAAGTACTGTCTTTAGCATTGTTGGCCATTTTTGTTTTTAGTGTAGTGGCCAGTGGATGTATAGGAGGAGAAAAAACAACTACCCAAACGGGCGGAGCAGGATATGCAGAGCAAATAGTAATAGGAGTAACGGATAAAGTCACAGACCTAGATCCCGCAAATGCATACGATTTCTACACATGGGAAGTTCTCAACAACATAATGGAGGGGCTTGTCAAGTACAAGCCCGGAACTCTTGAGATAGAGCCCGCTCTTGCAGAAAGCTGGGAAGTTAATGAAGATTCCACCGTTTGGACGTTTCACCTTAGGAAAGACCTAAAATTTGCAGATGGAACACCTTTAAAAGCTCAAGACGTTGTAAGAAGCATAGAGAGAGTAATGACAATCCAAGGAGATCCTTCGTGGCTTGTTACCGACTTTGTGGAAAAAGTTGAGGCAAAGGACGATTATACAGTCGTGTTCTACCTGAAACAGCCAACATCTTACTTCTTGGCACTTTTGACAACGCCGCCATATTTTCCAGTTCATCCAAGCTATTCTCCAAATGAGATTCAAAGTGATCAGACTGCAGGTGGAGCTGGGCCATATAAAATAGCCAAGTGGGTTAGAGATGAAGAACTTGTCCTCGAAGCCAATCCGAACTACTACGGAGAGCCTCCCAAGACTAAGAGGATAATAATCAAGTTCTATAGAGATGCTTCAACCATGAGATTGGCACTACAAAACGGTGAGATAGATATTGCATGGAGAACCCTAAGGCCAACGGACATTGAGAGCTTGAAGAGTGAGGGCAAATATTCAGTTATTGAGGTACCTGGAGGATTCATAAGATACGTATGTCTTAACACAAAGGCCGAGCCAACAAGCAACGTGAAAGTAAGGCAAGCCCTTGCAGCGGCAATCGACAGACAGGAAATTTCAAACAAAGTCTTCAAAGGTACAGTTGAGCCATTATACAGCCTGATTCCAAATGGAATGTGGTCCCACATAGATGCATTCAAAGAGAAGTATGGTGATGGCAATATTGAGCTAGCTAAGAAGTTGCTCAAAGAGGCAGGCTATGATGAAAGTAACCCACTAATGATACAGCTCTGGTACACTCCAACTCACTACGGTGACACTGAAGCAGACCTTGCTCAAGTGCTTAAAGAACAGTGGGAGAGAACTGGAGTAATAAAAGTGGATATCAAGAGTGCCGAATGGGGAACATACGTGGATTATGCAAGAAAGGGACAAATGCAAGTGTATCTCCTTGGATGGTATCCAGACTATCTGGATCCAGACGATTACACAACTCCATTCTTAAAGAGCACCGCAAACAGTTGGGCTGGAACAGGATACACAAATCCAACCGTTGATGAGTTATTGACAAAAGCGCAATCGCTCACAGACCAAAATGAAAGGACAAAGCTTTACGAACAAGTACAGAAGATACTTGCCGAAGAAGTTCCCTACATACCGCTAATACAAGGGAAACTCTTTGTTGTGACCAGTCCAGATGTCAAGGGCGTGACAATAGGACCAGACATGATATTCAAGTACTCCACCATTTATAAAGAGAAGGGCTGA
- a CDS encoding ABC transporter permease, protein MARGIGQYIVIRGLMIIPTILILYTIVFIFLRILPGNPVLAVVGTKNISPEQLQHLMEMAGLDKPLYVQYFDYLWKMLHGDFGVTLAFPMGKPVVEYLKLRFPATLELTIFGFTVSVLLGLLTGTIAATKKGTKIDTGMRLYSIIAYTLFIPWFGMMLQYVFGIHFHVLPTSGRIDPGIELQRITGLYVLDSILTGNWEAFTSAISHLILPATTLGIVLSGAYTRLVRNNMVDVLSQDFIRSYYARGVRDWKVTWYALKNAFIPVVTLMGLQFAILLGGAVLTETTFNWPGMGTFIVDRIDYRDYNAIQGAVVFFAFFVGLISLIVDIVYALLDPRVKY, encoded by the coding sequence ATGGCTCGTGGAATCGGTCAATACATAGTGATAAGGGGTCTCATGATAATCCCAACAATTTTGATCCTCTATACAATTGTTTTTATATTCCTCAGAATTTTACCCGGAAATCCTGTTTTAGCCGTTGTTGGAACCAAAAATATTTCTCCCGAACAGCTTCAGCATTTGATGGAAATGGCGGGGCTTGATAAGCCCCTGTATGTTCAATACTTTGATTATCTCTGGAAGATGCTTCATGGGGATTTTGGAGTAACTTTAGCATTCCCTATGGGAAAGCCTGTTGTTGAATATTTAAAATTGAGATTTCCGGCCACGTTAGAATTAACTATTTTCGGATTCACTGTAAGCGTTCTCCTTGGCCTTTTGACTGGAACAATAGCGGCAACAAAGAAAGGTACAAAGATTGATACAGGAATGAGGCTATACAGCATAATAGCATACACACTCTTTATCCCGTGGTTTGGAATGATGCTTCAGTATGTTTTTGGTATACACTTTCATGTACTCCCAACTTCTGGAAGAATAGACCCCGGAATAGAGTTGCAAAGAATAACCGGCCTTTATGTATTGGACAGCATATTAACTGGAAACTGGGAAGCATTTACCAGCGCAATAAGCCACCTCATACTTCCAGCAACGACATTAGGCATAGTGCTTAGTGGTGCATACACAAGGCTTGTTAGAAACAACATGGTCGATGTCCTTAGTCAAGATTTTATCCGCTCCTACTATGCTAGGGGAGTTAGGGACTGGAAAGTTACATGGTACGCTCTTAAAAATGCATTTATTCCCGTCGTGACCCTAATGGGACTTCAGTTTGCAATTTTGCTTGGGGGTGCAGTTTTAACTGAAACTACCTTCAACTGGCCAGGCATGGGAACCTTCATAGTAGATAGGATTGATTACAGAGACTACAATGCTATTCAAGGTGCTGTAGTGTTCTTTGCGTTCTTTGTGGGGCTTATCAGCTTGATAGTAGACATTGTATACGCACTCTTAGATCCGAGGGTTAAATACTGA
- a CDS encoding ABC transporter permease encodes MEVITKITGFIFDKKPGRGLLLFGLAIVLIVILMAIFAPLIAPYDPTKTTEDSFAPPSKKHPMGTNRLGQDVFSRIVWGSRVVLYVVFIATMLSMSIGVPLGLISGYHGGKIDRVLSVIMDSIYAFPALILAIVIAVVLGPSPVNTAIAISFVYVPTYFRMVRGQTLSLKGQLFVEAAKALGAKNREIMFKYILPNLAPTVLVVFTLSVADAILTEAGLSFLGLSVTPPTPDWGYDLRVGQPFLLDGYWWLVFFPGVMIMLLAMAFALIGEALSERISLGTR; translated from the coding sequence ATGGAAGTAATAACCAAAATTACAGGGTTCATCTTTGATAAAAAACCCGGAAGAGGGCTTTTATTGTTTGGACTTGCAATAGTGCTGATAGTTATCCTAATGGCGATTTTTGCACCGCTTATAGCACCATATGATCCTACAAAGACAACGGAAGATAGCTTCGCGCCGCCAAGTAAGAAGCATCCGATGGGAACGAACAGATTAGGACAAGACGTCTTCTCAAGAATAGTCTGGGGATCGAGAGTAGTCCTTTATGTCGTTTTTATAGCTACTATGCTTTCTATGAGCATAGGCGTTCCTCTAGGCCTCATCTCTGGATACCACGGAGGAAAGATAGACAGGGTACTAAGTGTAATCATGGACAGCATCTACGCATTTCCGGCACTCATACTTGCAATAGTTATTGCCGTAGTCCTAGGCCCAAGTCCGGTAAACACTGCCATTGCAATATCATTTGTATATGTGCCAACGTATTTCAGAATGGTTAGGGGACAAACGCTGAGCTTAAAAGGACAATTATTTGTCGAGGCTGCTAAGGCATTAGGAGCGAAGAACAGGGAGATAATGTTTAAGTATATCCTCCCCAACCTAGCACCAACTGTATTAGTCGTTTTCACTTTAAGCGTTGCAGACGCTATTCTAACAGAGGCAGGATTGAGTTTCTTAGGGTTATCCGTAACACCTCCAACTCCAGACTGGGGATACGACTTAAGAGTAGGACAACCATTCCTCTTAGATGGCTACTGGTGGCTTGTGTTCTTCCCAGGAGTGATGATAATGCTGCTCGCAATGGCATTTGCACTAATTGGAGAAGCCTTAAGCGAAAGAATTTCCCTTGGGACGAGGTGA